From the genome of Streptomyces sp. NBC_01317, one region includes:
- a CDS encoding DEAD/DEAH box helicase: MTLIDQLPPTADPDALFEAFTTWAEGEGITLYPAQEEALIEVVSGANVIVSTPTGSGKSLIAAGAHFAALAQDKVTFYTAPIKALVSEKFFDLCKLFGTENVGMLTGDASVNADAPVICCTAEVLASIALRDGKQADVGQVVMDEFHFYAEPDRGWAWQIPILELPQAQFILMSATLGDMSRFEEDLTRRTGRPTTVVRSATRPVPLYYEYKLTPITETLTELLETKQAPVYIVHFTQAAAVERAQSLMSINMCSREEKDRIADLIGSFRFTTKFGQNLSRYVRHGIGVHHAGMLPKYRRLVEKLAQAGLLKVICGTDTLGVGVNVPIRTVLFTALTKYDGTRVRTLRAREFHQIAGRAGRAGFDTAGLVVAQAPEHVVENEKALAKAGDDPKKRRKVVRKKAPEGFVAWSETTFDKLIGSDPEPLTSRFRVTHTMLLSVIARPGNAFEAMRHLLEDNHEPRRQQLRHIRRALAIYRSLLDGGVVERLETPDAEGRIVRLTVDLQQDFALNQPLSTFALASFELLDPESPSYALDMVSVVESTLDDPRQILAAQQNKARGEAVGAMKADGIEYEERMERLQEITYPKPLEELLVHAYNVYRTSHPWVGDHPVSPKSVIRDMYERALSFTEFTSHYELARTEGIVLRYLAGAYKALEHTIPDDLKSEDLEDLTAWLGEMVRQVDSSLLDEWEQLANPEVETAEQAQEKADQVRPVTANARAFRVLVRNAMFRRVELAALDRVNDLGELDGESGWDADRWGEAMDAYWDEYEDLGTGPDARGPKLLAIEEDAEHGLWRVRQTFADPNGDHDWGIGAEVDLAASDEEGRAVLRVTSVGQLSAVR; encoded by the coding sequence GTGACCCTCATTGATCAGCTGCCGCCGACCGCCGACCCCGACGCCCTTTTCGAGGCCTTCACCACCTGGGCCGAGGGCGAGGGCATCACGCTCTACCCGGCTCAGGAAGAGGCGCTGATCGAGGTGGTCTCCGGGGCCAACGTGATCGTTTCGACCCCCACGGGCTCCGGGAAGAGCCTGATCGCGGCGGGTGCGCACTTCGCCGCGCTGGCGCAGGACAAGGTCACGTTCTACACCGCGCCGATCAAGGCGCTGGTCTCGGAGAAGTTCTTCGACCTGTGCAAGCTCTTCGGCACCGAGAACGTCGGGATGCTGACCGGCGACGCGTCCGTCAACGCCGACGCCCCGGTCATCTGCTGCACGGCGGAGGTGCTCGCCTCCATCGCGCTGCGGGACGGCAAGCAGGCGGATGTCGGCCAGGTCGTGATGGACGAGTTCCACTTCTACGCGGAGCCGGACCGCGGCTGGGCCTGGCAGATCCCGATCCTGGAGCTGCCGCAGGCGCAGTTCATCCTGATGTCCGCGACCCTCGGCGACATGTCGCGGTTCGAGGAGGATTTGACCCGCCGTACGGGCCGGCCGACCACGGTCGTCCGGTCGGCGACCCGGCCGGTGCCGCTGTACTACGAGTACAAACTCACGCCCATCACCGAGACCCTGACCGAGCTGCTGGAGACCAAGCAGGCGCCGGTCTACATCGTGCACTTCACGCAGGCCGCCGCCGTGGAGCGGGCGCAGTCGCTGATGAGCATCAACATGTGCAGCCGCGAGGAGAAGGACCGGATCGCCGACCTGATCGGCAGTTTCCGCTTCACCACCAAGTTCGGCCAGAACCTCTCGCGGTACGTACGGCACGGGATCGGGGTGCACCACGCGGGCATGCTGCCCAAGTACCGGCGCCTGGTCGAAAAGCTCGCGCAGGCAGGGCTGTTGAAGGTCATCTGCGGTACGGACACGCTCGGCGTGGGCGTCAACGTGCCCATCCGTACGGTGTTGTTCACCGCCCTGACGAAGTACGACGGCACGCGGGTACGGACGTTGCGCGCCCGGGAGTTCCATCAGATCGCCGGGCGGGCGGGGCGGGCCGGCTTCGACACGGCCGGGCTGGTCGTCGCGCAGGCGCCCGAGCACGTCGTGGAGAACGAGAAGGCGCTCGCCAAGGCGGGCGACGACCCGAAGAAGCGCCGCAAGGTGGTCAGGAAGAAGGCGCCCGAGGGCTTTGTCGCCTGGTCGGAGACGACCTTCGACAAGCTGATCGGCTCCGATCCCGAGCCGCTGACCTCGCGTTTCCGGGTCACGCACACCATGCTGCTGTCGGTCATCGCCCGGCCGGGCAACGCCTTCGAGGCGATGCGCCACCTGCTGGAGGACAACCACGAGCCGCGCAGGCAGCAGCTCCGGCACATCCGCCGGGCCCTCGCCATCTACCGCTCGCTGCTGGACGGCGGGGTGGTGGAGCGCCTGGAGACCCCGGACGCGGAGGGCCGGATCGTCCGGCTCACCGTCGACCTCCAGCAGGACTTCGCGCTCAACCAGCCGCTGTCCACCTTCGCGCTGGCCTCGTTCGAGCTGCTGGACCCCGAATCGCCGTCGTACGCACTGGACATGGTGTCGGTCGTCGAGTCCACGCTGGACGATCCGCGGCAGATCCTCGCGGCCCAGCAGAACAAGGCGCGCGGCGAGGCGGTCGGCGCGATGAAGGCCGACGGGATCGAGTACGAGGAGCGGATGGAGCGGCTCCAGGAGATCACGTACCCGAAGCCGTTGGAGGAGCTGCTCGTCCACGCGTACAACGTGTACCGCACCAGCCATCCGTGGGTCGGCGACCACCCCGTCTCGCCCAAGTCCGTGATCCGGGACATGTACGAACGGGCGCTGTCGTTCACGGAGTTCACGTCCCACTACGAGCTGGCCAGGACCGAGGGCATCGTCCTGCGCTATCTCGCGGGCGCGTACAAGGCGCTGGAACACACCATTCCGGACGATCTCAAGTCGGAGGATCTGGAGGATCTGACGGCCTGGCTCGGTGAGATGGTCCGTCAGGTGGACTCCAGCCTGCTGGACGAGTGGGAGCAGCTGGCCAACCCCGAGGTGGAGACGGCCGAGCAGGCGCAGGAGAAGGCGGACCAGGTACGGCCGGTCACGGCCAACGCGCGGGCCTTCCGGGTCCTGGTGCGCAACGCGATGTTCCGCCGCGTGGAGCTGGCCGCGCTGGACCGCGTCAACGATCTGGGCGAGCTGGACGGCGAGTCGGGCTGGGACGCGGACCGGTGGGGCGAGGCGATGGACGCGTACTGGGACGAGTACGAGGACCTGGGCACGGGTCCCGACGCCCGCGGGCCCAAGCTGCTGGCCATCGAGGAGGACGCCGAGCACGGCCTGTGGCGGGTCAGGCAGACGTTCGCCGACCCGAACGGCGATCATGACTGGGGCATCGGCGCGGAGGTGGACCTCGCGGCGTCCGACGAGGAGGGCCGGGCCGTCCTGCGCGTCACGTCGGTGGGCCAGCTCTCCGCGGTGCGCTGA
- a CDS encoding DUF6221 family protein has translation MTEELVRFIEARLDEEADLARRCDGDDGCGTWTANGHTVDFCQADLSSFHPTIARHVALHDPARVLREIKAKRRILARHARDPWPCHDLRDLASPYNDHPDFPARA, from the coding sequence ATGACTGAAGAACTAGTGAGGTTCATCGAGGCGCGGCTGGATGAGGAGGCCGACTTGGCCCGGCGCTGCGACGGTGACGACGGATGCGGGACGTGGACTGCCAACGGACACACGGTCGACTTCTGCCAGGCCGACCTCTCCAGCTTCCACCCCACGATTGCTCGACACGTGGCTCTGCACGACCCGGCCCGCGTCCTGCGCGAGATCAAAGCCAAACGGCGCATCCTGGCCCGTCACGCCCGCGATCCCTGGCCGTGCCACGACCTGCGTGACCTTGCTTCGCCCTACAACGACCATCCTGACTTCCCCGCACGGGCCTGA
- a CDS encoding metal-dependent hydrolase — protein sequence MMGPAHSLSGAAAWLGVGAAAAAAGHSMPWPVLVVGALITAGAALAPDLDHKAATISRAFGPVSKRLCEIVDKLSYAVYKSTKKPGDPRRSGGHRTLTHTWLWAVAIGAGASGLALVGGRWAVLFILFVHLVLAVEGLLWRAARMSSDILVWLLGATSAWNLAGILDQPGNGSDWLFSAPGQEYLWLGLPIVLGALVHDIGDALTVSGCPILWPIPLGRKRWYALGPPKPMRFRAGSWVELKVLTPVFMILGAVGAAGALGVF from the coding sequence ATGATGGGACCGGCACACTCACTGTCAGGGGCTGCGGCCTGGCTGGGGGTGGGCGCCGCGGCGGCCGCCGCCGGCCACAGCATGCCGTGGCCTGTTCTGGTGGTCGGCGCGCTGATCACCGCGGGGGCCGCGCTGGCCCCCGACCTGGATCACAAGGCCGCGACGATATCGAGGGCGTTCGGCCCGGTCTCGAAGCGGCTCTGCGAGATCGTCGACAAGCTGTCGTACGCCGTCTACAAGTCGACGAAGAAGCCCGGCGATCCCCGCAGGAGCGGGGGGCACCGCACCCTCACGCACACCTGGCTGTGGGCCGTCGCGATCGGCGCGGGCGCGTCGGGGCTGGCGCTCGTGGGCGGGCGCTGGGCGGTGCTCTTCATCCTCTTCGTGCACCTGGTCCTGGCGGTGGAGGGGCTGCTGTGGCGGGCCGCGAGGATGTCGAGCGACATCTTGGTGTGGCTCCTGGGGGCGACGTCCGCGTGGAATCTCGCGGGCATTCTGGACCAGCCCGGCAACGGCTCGGACTGGCTGTTCAGCGCGCCCGGCCAGGAGTACCTGTGGCTGGGCCTGCCGATCGTGCTCGGCGCGCTGGTCCACGACATCGGGGACGCGCTGACGGTCTCGGGCTGCCCGATCCTGTGGCCGATCCCGCTGGGTCGTAAGCGGTGGTACGCGCTGGGCCCCCCGAAGCCGATGCGGTTCCGTGCCGGTAGCTGGGTGGAGCTGAAGGTTCTGACGCCGGTGTTCATGATCTTGGGGGCGGTGGGGGCCGCGGGGGCTCTTGGGGTCTTCTAG
- a CDS encoding glutathione peroxidase yields MTLYEIPLRTLAGEPTSLAAYEGKAVLVVNVASKCGLTPQYAGLERLQKEYGDRGFTVLGVPCNQFAGQEPGSAEDIQTFCSATYGVSFPLLEKTEVNGDARHPLYVELTKTADAEGGAGDVSWNFEKFLLSPKGEVVARFRPTTEPGAPELVAAVEAQLTA; encoded by the coding sequence ATGACTCTGTACGAAATTCCGCTGCGCACCCTCGCCGGTGAGCCGACCTCGCTCGCGGCGTACGAGGGCAAGGCCGTCCTGGTGGTGAACGTGGCGTCCAAGTGCGGTCTCACCCCGCAGTACGCCGGCCTGGAGCGGCTCCAGAAGGAGTACGGCGACCGGGGGTTCACCGTGCTCGGGGTGCCCTGCAACCAGTTCGCCGGGCAGGAGCCGGGCAGCGCCGAGGACATCCAGACGTTCTGCTCGGCGACGTACGGGGTCAGCTTCCCGCTGCTGGAGAAGACCGAGGTGAACGGTGACGCTCGTCACCCCCTGTACGTGGAGCTGACGAAGACGGCCGACGCCGAGGGCGGCGCGGGCGACGTGAGCTGGAACTTCGAGAAGTTCCTGCTCTCCCCGAAGGGCGAGGTCGTGGCCCGCTTCCGGCCGACCACGGAGCCCGGGGCACCGGAGCTGGTCGCGGCCGTCGAGGCCCAGCTGACCGCCTGA
- a CDS encoding acyl-CoA thioesterase has protein sequence MTNPAERLVDLLDLERIEVDIFRGRSPQESLQRVFGGQVAGQALVAAGRTTDGDRPVHSLHAYFLRPGRPGVPIVYQVERVRDGRSFTTRRVTAVQEGRTIFNLTASFHRPEEGGIEHQLPPRLDFPDPESLPTVAEEVREHLGALPQSLERMARRQPFDIRYVDRLRWTQEEIKDADPRSAVWMRAVGPLGDDPLVHTCALTYASDMTLLDAVRIPVEPLWGPRGFDMASLDHAMWFHHPFRADEWFLYDQESPIATGGRGLARGRIYDRAGTLLVSVVQEGLFRRHAVEG, from the coding sequence ATGACCAACCCCGCCGAGCGGCTCGTCGACCTCCTCGATCTGGAGCGGATCGAGGTCGACATCTTCCGCGGCCGCAGCCCCCAGGAGTCCCTGCAACGGGTCTTCGGCGGCCAGGTCGCGGGCCAGGCGCTGGTCGCGGCCGGCCGTACCACCGACGGCGACCGGCCGGTCCACTCGCTGCACGCGTACTTCCTGCGCCCGGGCCGTCCCGGCGTGCCGATCGTCTACCAGGTGGAGCGGGTCAGGGACGGCCGGTCGTTCACCACCCGCCGGGTGACAGCCGTGCAGGAGGGCCGGACGATCTTCAATCTGACGGCTTCCTTCCACCGCCCCGAGGAGGGCGGGATCGAGCACCAGCTGCCGCCGCGCCTGGACTTCCCCGACCCCGAGTCGCTGCCGACGGTCGCGGAGGAGGTACGGGAGCATCTGGGCGCGCTGCCGCAGTCGTTGGAGCGGATGGCCAGGCGCCAGCCGTTCGACATCCGGTACGTGGACCGGCTGCGCTGGACCCAGGAGGAGATCAAGGACGCGGATCCGCGCAGCGCGGTGTGGATGCGCGCGGTGGGGCCGCTGGGCGACGACCCGCTGGTGCACACCTGCGCGCTGACGTACGCGAGTGACATGACCTTGCTGGACGCCGTACGCATCCCGGTCGAGCCCCTGTGGGGCCCGCGCGGGTTCGACATGGCATCTCTGGACCACGCCATGTGGTTCCACCACCCGTTCCGCGCCGACGAGTGGTTCCTGTACGACCAGGAGTCGCCGATCGCGACGGGGGGCCGGGGCCTGGCGCGCGGCCGGATCTACGACCGGGCGGGCACGCTGCTGGTGTCGGTGGTGCAGGAAGGTCTCTTCCGGCGCCACGCCGTCGAGGGATAG
- a CDS encoding DUF6011 domain-containing protein — MPDSPLPDLFPPDGPAAGPPLPGAVPEPAGRLVRCRMCGRPLRGTASRRSGLGPDCDAKLHPPAPDVRTRRREADQDPIPGF; from the coding sequence ATGCCCGATTCCCCGCTGCCGGACCTGTTCCCGCCGGACGGACCCGCGGCCGGTCCGCCCCTGCCGGGTGCCGTGCCGGAGCCCGCCGGCCGCCTGGTCCGCTGCCGTATGTGCGGCCGCCCGCTGAGGGGTACGGCGTCCCGGCGCAGCGGTCTGGGGCCCGACTGCGACGCCAAGCTGCACCCGCCCGCGCCGGACGTCAGGACCCGGCGGCGCGAGGCCGACCAGGACCCGATCCCCGGCTTCTGA
- a CDS encoding Imm1 family immunity protein — MQARAEARYRWDHGERPALLHTTEEVDSLIDSLLSGPVYENLAQIHSLERDSMPSGFPDHELLVGVDRDLQVGILTYLDSSGNVVTLGSLGRSPVYYIQGHMTEFPANSEIPIDLVRRGVKEFLSSGGRRPTCVQWQAVHP, encoded by the coding sequence ATGCAGGCTCGTGCTGAAGCACGATATCGATGGGATCACGGCGAGCGGCCGGCACTCCTCCATACGACTGAGGAGGTCGATTCGTTGATCGACTCACTCCTGAGTGGTCCTGTCTACGAGAACCTGGCTCAGATCCATTCTCTGGAGCGAGATTCCATGCCCTCCGGATTCCCCGATCATGAACTGCTGGTTGGGGTCGACAGGGACCTCCAGGTGGGTATCCTTACCTACCTGGATTCCAGTGGCAATGTAGTCACCTTGGGATCGCTCGGTCGCTCTCCTGTGTATTACATCCAGGGGCACATGACGGAGTTTCCCGCCAATTCGGAAATTCCTATCGATCTTGTTCGGCGAGGAGTCAAGGAATTCTTGTCTTCGGGAGGACGGCGTCCTACCTGTGTTCAATGGCAAGCGGTGCATCCCTGA
- a CDS encoding acyl-CoA dehydrogenase family protein: MAEFTLELNDDQKQVRDWLHGFAADVIRPAAAEWDEREETPWPIIQEAAKIGIYSLDFYAQQYFDPTGLGIPLTMEELFWGDAGIALSIVGTGLAAVGVLANGTEEQIGTWVPQMYGDADDVKLAAFCSSEPDAGSDVAAMRTRAVYDEAKDEWVLNGTKTWATNGGIAHVHVVVAVVDPALGTKGHASFVVPPGTPGLSQGQKFKKHGIRASHTAEVVLEDARIPGHCLLGGKEKLDERLARARERAAAPGAERVRNAAMATFEASRPAVGAMAVGTARAAYEVALDYARTRTQFGRPIIDNQGIAFQLADMRTRIDAARLLVWRASWMAAAGRPFEAAEGSMSKLYASETAKEVTAQAVQILGGNGYTREYPVERMHRDSAIYTIFEGTSEIQRLVIARTLSGMPIR; encoded by the coding sequence ATGGCCGAGTTCACGCTCGAACTCAACGACGACCAGAAGCAGGTACGTGACTGGCTCCACGGCTTCGCCGCGGACGTCATCCGCCCGGCCGCCGCCGAGTGGGACGAGCGTGAGGAAACTCCCTGGCCGATCATCCAGGAAGCCGCCAAGATCGGAATTTATTCCCTCGACTTCTACGCCCAGCAGTACTTCGACCCCACGGGCCTCGGGATCCCCCTCACGATGGAGGAGCTGTTCTGGGGCGACGCGGGCATCGCCCTGTCCATCGTCGGAACGGGCCTGGCGGCCGTAGGAGTCCTCGCCAACGGTACGGAGGAGCAGATCGGCACGTGGGTGCCGCAGATGTACGGCGACGCCGACGACGTGAAACTGGCGGCCTTCTGCTCCTCGGAACCCGACGCCGGCTCCGACGTGGCCGCCATGCGGACCCGCGCCGTCTACGACGAGGCCAAGGACGAATGGGTCCTCAACGGCACCAAGACCTGGGCGACCAACGGGGGCATCGCCCACGTCCACGTCGTGGTCGCCGTCGTCGACCCGGCCCTCGGCACCAAGGGCCACGCCTCCTTCGTCGTACCGCCCGGTACGCCAGGACTCTCCCAGGGCCAGAAGTTCAAGAAGCACGGCATCCGGGCCTCCCACACCGCCGAGGTGGTTCTGGAGGACGCCAGGATCCCCGGCCACTGCCTGCTCGGGGGCAAGGAGAAACTGGACGAGCGGCTCGCCCGCGCCCGCGAGCGCGCGGCGGCGCCCGGCGCCGAGCGGGTGCGGAACGCGGCCATGGCCACCTTCGAGGCCTCCCGCCCGGCGGTCGGCGCGATGGCGGTCGGCACCGCCAGGGCCGCGTACGAGGTCGCGCTCGACTACGCCAGGACCCGCACCCAGTTCGGCCGGCCGATCATCGACAACCAGGGCATCGCCTTCCAGCTGGCCGACATGCGCACCCGCATCGACGCCGCGCGCCTGCTGGTGTGGCGGGCGTCCTGGATGGCGGCGGCGGGGCGGCCCTTCGAGGCGGCCGAGGGCTCGATGTCGAAGCTGTACGCCAGCGAGACCGCCAAGGAGGTCACGGCGCAGGCCGTCCAGATACTCGGCGGCAACGGCTACACGCGGGAGTACCCGGTGGAGCGCATGCACCGCGACAGCGCGATCTACACGATCTTCGAGGGGACCAGCGAGATCCAGCGCCTGGTCATCGCCCGCACGCTGTCGGGCATGCCGATCCGCTAG